The Pectobacterium parmentieri genome segment CTCAAGCAAAGCATGGGGTTCACCAGCAACACGGAAGGCGGTTTTCTGGCACGACGTCGTCATCTGCAAGCACTGGAACTGGCAGCACAGCATTTGGTTCAAGGTAAAGAGCAGCTAGTAAGCGCTTACGCTGGCGAATTGCTGGCAGAAGAACTGCGGCTGGCACAGCAGTCCTTGAGTGAAATCACTGGCGAATTCACCTCTGACGACCTGCTAGGCCGTATCTTTTCAAGTTTTTGTATTGGGAAGTAGCGGCCCCAACACACGGGGGCATCCACAGGATGCCTATTCCCACCCCGCCGTCAATCGCCGAGCCCTAGCCTGAATTGCATCACGAATGGTGGCAGGAAAACCCGCAGGCAGTTGATTTCTGACGTTCATCACAACAGTACCCATAGACTGTGCAAATTCAGTCAGAATGCTTTCCATTGATTCTCTGGCAAAATCAACCGCCCCCACCCGATAGCCGTTCATGTAAACATCGAGCGCAGCCATTACCGTTCTTCCTTCCAGGATGATGCAACAGAGACGTCATTATCGGTTACCTTTGCGTTTCTGGGAGAAACCGTAAGTTCCAAATTCAATGCCGACAGGATTTTAAAGAAGGTTTCTAGCTTGGTAGAATCAGGATGTTGCTCGAAGCTGGATACCGTATCCTGACGAATACCCACTTTACTGGCTACTTTCCCTTGTGAAAGTTTCTGCGTGACACGAACATCTTTCAGATAGCTGCTAAGCTGTTTGCTATTAGTGACCTTCATCATTTTACCCTACCGGTTATAAGCGGTAGGGTAAACATTACACGCTTTAGCAGGTAAAACAATATTTACACGCTATAGGCGTTAAAATTAGGTTATCGGCTATAGCGTGTAAAAATCGCGGATATCTTTGGCCCCAGAAAGAAATGCTGGCATTGCTATCACAGCTATCCCCGAGGTCCGTACAGGATTCCTTCATTGATAAATGGATACTCGGCGTGATCTATTCTGATAAATCCCCTCCCGCCGTCATTTTTTATCTCTTTAACCTTCATGTCCTAATCGTTTAAAAAATATAAAGAAACCATCAAAAATTTATAGTTAAATAAAACAATTAAATATAAATATTAAAAAACAATTTTGTAAACCAAAGGTTATCGTGTTATTAGTAAATTTAAGGGACATCCTTTAAAAAATAATCACCACCAAAGGTAAATAAGAGATACTAAGTTAGCATCCTTATTATTTTAACTATTATAAAACAAATGAAAATTATAAATATTTTATTTTTATATATTTATGATAGATATCCACCTCATTTTTCGCATCGCGCTTAAATAGGAAAAACAAATGGATAGCAATCCCATCGAAAAAAATGGTAATTCGCATTATTACCCGCGTGATTTCATTATAAAGAGAACACCAAAAGGGCACCTACCGAATTTACCTTCTCTAAACGGCACTCGCATTATTGCTGCTCTTCTTGTGTATCTCTTTCACACATCGAGCGGAAATATGTTAAATCTGTTCTCAGATGACGCTATCGGCACAACCTACTCTTTTATCCTCAGTAAGGCTGGGTGGGTAAGTGTATCGTTCTTTTTTATCCTGAGCGGTTTTGTCATGAACTGGTCCTCGCCATCAGTCAGCAATCCACTCCAGTTCTATAAGAAACGATTCGCGAAGGTATACCCTGTAAATATATTTATTATTATACTCCTTATTTTTACTGGAATAATAAGCATTGGGCGTGTTGATGTCTGGTTACCCAATTTATTATTGATACAGACATGGATACCGCAAGGCGATATTTATATTGGCGGAAATGTCCCCAGTTGGTTCCTATCTGTTATTGTTTTTCTTTATATTATTTACCCATTCTTACTCAAAATCGTCAAAAAGATACCGACCGAATCTTTATGGACGTCCGTAATATTATGCTATATCGCCTTAATCGCGGTTAATGGTGCAATCTATACGTTATTACCCACCGTTCCGGTGATTGAAGGTTGGCCTCACGTCGTTGGTGAAATTCAATGGTGGCTTTCCTATACCTTCCCGCCAACACGTATTTTTGAATTCGTCATCGGTATGTTGCTGTCGCGTATTATCCTTGAGGGAAAGTGGATACCCGTATCTGTAACCACAAGCATGGTACTGACCGCATTAACATATTGCATCGACCTTTTCATGCCGTTCCTGCTTAGCCTCAATTTGGTGACTCTCATTCCGCTGACATTACTGATAGGCTCACTCGCGGTGAGTGATCTACAAGGAAAGCGTTCATTTTTACATGCGAAACCAATGCAATGGTTAGGCAGCATTTCTTTCTGTTTTTACCTGATTCATTTCTTAGTTCTGCGCTTGCTAAATGAATGGACTGATGGCAATCGATACGATGTGATAGGCGCTGCGCAACTGATCATAGCCGCTGGGGCGGTTAGCCTGATCGCTGGCTGGTTGCTTTATCAATTCATTGAACAACCTGTCGGCAAGCTGCTTACTAACAAAATGAGGAAAAACATTAGCAGTCCAGAGCAAGAAACTCGCCCAATATCCTGATAAAAAAGCCAACTATTGATTGTGAGTACAGACTAATAATAGAACGCAATCGGCCCAGAATGATCTCCGGGCCGATTCTTTACGCGTTACTTTTTAGACGTTATTTCAGCGTCGCTTTTACTACCGCTGACAACGGCGTTGTTGAACGGCCAATCAGTTGGCTCAACTGTTTAGCGCCATCAAACAGACCGCCTTTGGATGCCCCGACGTCTGAATCGGCAATAATCTGCGCGAAAACATCAGGTAGACCAGCAGAAACCAGCGCAGCGGTGAACTCCGCTTCAGACAGGTTTTGATAACCGATAGATTTACCAGACTGCTTGCTAATCTCCGCAGCCAGCTCCGCCAACGTATAGGGCTCATCACCAGCCAGTTCATAAACTTTGCCAGCCTGTCCTTCCTGCGTCAGTACCGCGACGGCGGCGGCAGCGAAATCTTCACGGGTTGCAGATGTAATTTTGCCTTCGCCCGCACTACCGATAAATACGCCGTGCTCCAACGCCGCAGGGATGCTGGCCGCATAGTTCTCGGTATACCAGCCGTTGCGCAGCAGGACATGCGGTAAACCAGAGTCTTTCAGCAACGCTTCGGTTTGACGGTGCTCTTCCGCCAGCGCTAACGGTGATTTATCCGCGTGCAGCAAGCTGGTGTAGGCCAGTAATTTCACCCCGGCCTTCGCTGCGGCTTCGATCACATTGCGGTGTTGTGCCGCACGTTGCCCAACTTCGCTGGAGGAAATCAGCAGCACGTTATCCACACCTTGCAGAGCGGAAACCAGCGCCTCTGGCTGATTGTAATCTGCGGCTTTCACCTGCACGCCAAGCGCCGACAGATCGGCAACTTTATTGACATCACGCACCAGCGCGACGATGTCGCCCGCCGGAACTTTTTCTAACAGTTGTGCTATGACTAAACGGCCCAGTTGGCCAGATGCACCCGTAATCGCAATCATCTCAAGCTCCTTTTATTAACCGTCTTTTATTAACAGACACTGGCTGGCATAATATCGGCAAAACTAACTTTAAGTAAGTACATACATAAAGGTAAGTATAGTGAGTCAACACCCAACATCGATAGATTTATTGCCCCCACTTCTGCCAACCGGCAACGTCTTAGCCGAGAAATGCCCGTCTCGCCAGATACTTAACCACGTAACCAGCCGCTGGGGTGTACTGATCCTTATTGCATTACTTGATGATACACATCGCTTTAGTCAACTGCGTCGACGGATTGGCGGCGTGAGCGAACGCATGCTGGCGCAGACCCTGCAATGGCTGGAAAGTGATGGTTTTGTCCTGCGAACAGCCTATCCGGTTGTCCCGCCACATGTGGAATACAGCCTGACGCCATTAGGCAAAGAGGTTGGCAAGCGGGTGAAAGAGTTGGCGGCGTGGATTGAAGGGAATCTGGCTGACATTCTGGCAGCGCAACAATCAGGTGAAAAACAGTCAGATGAACAACTGCCAGCTAAACAGCGCACCTCCTGAGCCAAGATTCTTGCTCAGGAAGCGCCGAGTTTGAGGAACAGGCGGTGATATCAGAGAGAAGCGCTTTCCCACTCTCGCCATCAACCGCCATAAAACGACAATGTGTCTTCAGTCGGTCGCAACTGATACGTTGTCGATACCAATAATTGTTCCGTGCTCATTATGCCAAACACGCTGGATCTTATTACGATGCAATTCCTGAACGACCCCATACGGTAAAGAAAAACTCCTGGCAACGTGTTTGATATCTAGTACATCAGCACGCGTTCTTTGTTCCTTTCTGGAACGATAGCGATAGTGTTCCAGTTTTCCCCAGGCAACTAAGAGCGACGCGGTTACCAGGAATATGCATAAATGTATCGATATAACCCAACATTCTGAGGTAAAGAAAGCCCCTTCTGGAGCATAGTTATTCCAAAAAGTGTCGATAAACACCTCAAAAAACAACCAAATAAAGATTCCCCATCCACATAGCGTCAGGAAATAATCGATAAAGCGTGGCCACCAACGTCTTTCAGACACGATTAAAGGTGAATGCATAATTTATCCTCTTTCAATACCACGGTCGGGACTTTCCCAACGCGCTCGTTTTTTACGCGAACGCAGCATGACCTTGGGAAAACTGACCAGACTGGTGCACAGGCTCAACGTCCAATACACCATCGGATACCAGACCACCCAGAACAAATATTTACCAATGTCCCTCTCATAGCGTCGTTCGATCAACATACTGACTACAAATTGGATTAAGCAAACAACCCCTATCATCATGCCGGTAAATGCGGGAGGAAAGAGCGTTTCCACCCGGATGCCCTCAGGCAGTTCTATTAAAAAGCCTAACAAATACAATAAGACACTCATGGCATAGGTGAAGGCCCATAATATTGAAATAGAATATTCGAGGAACAACGGCCACATTCGGCGATAGCGCCATGACCATAAGTGGCGGAAGTTTTTTAAAAAGACTTCAGCGCCGCCCTGCGCCCAGCGCAGTCGCTGCTTCCATAAACCAGATAGCTTTTCCGGCATCAGAATCCAACACAGGGCTCGTGGCTCAAAAAATATCGACCAATGCCGCAATTGAAGCTTCCAACTGATATCAATATCTTCCGTGATCATATCGGTGCTCCAGTAGCCAACCTCTGCTAGCGCACTGCGACGAAAAGCGGCGACGACGCCAGAAACCGTAAAAACTTTGCCATAAACGCGCTGCGTGCGTTTGATCAAACCAATAATTGAGGAGAATTCACCAACCTGAATGCGACCAACCAGCGTCGAGCGCGTCCTTATCCTTGGGTTCCCCGTTACTGCGCCAACCCGTGGATTATTGATTAATGGGTTAACCAAATAGGCCACAGCATTGGGATCGAGAAGCGCATCTCCATCAATGCACACCAGCAGATCGCTCTGGGCCGCTGCACACGCGGTTTGAAGCGCCAACGCTTTACCCTGATTATGCGCAAGATGAATGACGCGCAGTTTGTCATAGTCGTCCGCCAACCGATCGAGCACCTCTCCCGTATCATCATTGGAGCCGTCATTCACCGCAATCACTTCGATATGGGTATAATGTTGTGCTAATGCCGCCTCAATGGTTTCACACACGTTAGGCCCTTCGTTATAACAAGGGATCAAGATAGACACTAACGGGCGTCCGGCTGGCTCATCAGGTATGACCCCCTCCCCCCAGCGCCAATGACGTTCATGGTGAAACCAGAAATACAGCCCACCCGTTATCCATATCCCTGACATAAATAAAGGCCAGAAAAAGGTAAAGTTTAGGATGACATCCCCTGTAAAAGAGAACATGACGCCAAAAGGGATGCCGAGCATCAGGCATAAGATGAAGAAAGCTAAAATTCTCTCTATCATGGCAGTGGGTACCACTCTGATGAAATCATGGGGCGGATGCTCTCTAATTCAGGCGAATTATTAAGAAAATCATCCGGATAATAACCGTAATTTTGCGCACCATTCAGTTGCAACACGGTCATCCATTTAACCAATTGCGCGGTGTCTAACCACGGTTCTCCTGGGACACGCCAATCCCTTGCCTGAAGTTCAAATACTGTTTTATTCAGCGCGCCGGGGCGGCGAGCCACTTCCTGTACCAGTTTTTGCAGCCACGCATCGCTGTCCCTAGACGCGACGTTTTCCATCAATGGCATTGCCATGGGGGCAACCCAGTCATAAGCGGCAAGGAAGTCATCCAGATTTTGGGAGAACCATGCTTCACTCTCTGGCTCAATAGCAGGGAGCGCGAAAATGTTGCGCGCGGTTTGGACTTGCGGGCCGCGGATCTCATGCACACGAGCGGCCAGATCGAGCGTAAAATCTGTTAATGCTTTACTTTTAAACCGCGTCCAGCGTGCCGTAAGCTGGGGGTTGCGACGAATGTCATCAATCGTGCCGGGGAATCCAGCCTCTCGATATGCCTGTATGGCTTGATGGCTTGCGTCTTCATCGTCTGCAAGCACCGCATCATCATGAAATAAGATGCCACTAAACGTGGCGTAGGAGGAAAGATCCTCATAAATATCAGTAATTCGCTTTCTGGCCTCCGCATCCCATAGCGATAAACGCCGATATTGGCTGTAGTTGATACTACGTTGCCCGCTCTCACTGTCGATCCGCTCAACGCGCTGCAACATCTCATCATCCATATCAAAAGCCAGCACCGGCATCCAGGCGTAAACACGAACAAGCGCCCGCGAGGCTAGTTGCCAGGCCACATGATTGAATAAGTCTTCTCGAACGGGCATCCAGCGATTAGGGAAATAGAGTGACTGTACATTGCCATCCCCCTTCGGATCGGAGAAAGCCTGAAGATAGACGGTATTAATACGCAAGTCGGCAATGCGTTGAATTAAGGCATCCACATTACGAGACTGCTGCACTTTATCGGTGTCATAAACATAATCCAGATCGATATGTGCAACCCGTATAACCTCAGGTTCTCGGGCATAGCTAACCAACAGCGCGAACCGTTGTACATCAGGATTATTGTTAATCAGTATGCGGGGAACGTTATACGGCGAGTCAACCGACGCGGGCCCACTTCCAAGCGTTAGCGCTAGCTGATAGCCACGCTGCTTAACAATGTTTAGCGCGTCCCCCCCCACCGCACCATAGGGCCAAACCCAAACTCGAGGTTTTTTCCCCGTAGCATCAGCGATTCGTTGAGTAATAAGGTCAGTATCATGCGCAAAACGTTGACGGTACTCATCTCGCGTTTCGTATCGTTTACCTTCTGGAAAATAGCGGCGAACGGCAGCGGCCGGTTCCATATTTCCCTGCGGGTTTGCCTGAATCCCTTTATGTAAGTCATAAGTATGAGCCCCAATTTCTACCAGGCCAGATTGCGCCATTTCACCGACTTGCTGCCAGGTAAGAAAATGGTTGCGAGGTATTTGAACACCACTAAAATCCACCGGCTGATCTTCAGGTGTGTCCAGCCAGCGTCCTACGGGCGCCAGTACCGCCGGCCAACCATAGGCTTTCAGTAGAGGGTAAACACGATAATAAAAACTGCTGTAACCATCATCAAATGTCAGTAATACCGCCCTGTCCGGTAGCGGTTTTCCCCCTGAGCCAGCAGCCAGAATGTCATCAACGGATACTGGGTGGTAACCATTCTCCCTTAACCAGGCAAAGTGTTCATTAAGTGCATTAGTTCGTACCGCCATGAAACGCTGATCGGCACCGTCATCTGCAACATCATGATAGGCAATAACGATATATTGATTGGCCTTCAAGGCCTGCTCTTTGACCAAGGTAGGGCGCTCTGCTGGCGAGCTATATTTCACGTCGACGGAATGTGTACAGGCGGTGATCATTAACACCCCCAACGTCATCACAAAGTTTCGTAGTCGTATGAATGACATCACCTTTCTCCTTAAAACCGATAATTCAAATCAAAAGACAGCGATACGTTCTGTTCCCGCTTACCGTCGTAAGGCCGCTTATCCCACTGAGCACTCACCCCCATATCCAGTACGTCATTCCACCGTACTCTTTGCCCATATCCGAGCGTGGTGATAGCCCCTGCGGATTCACCTTTTTGCCAGTAACGCCCCGCGCCAGCCTTCACTTCTTGATGCCACTCCGTCTGGTAATGTCGGTAAAGCAAGTGATCGAGGGTAAAGGCGGGTAGCACGGCCACATAACTCTGCGGGTTGTAATAAGAAACAGCCTGCTTGCTGTTTGCTCCCCAATTGATCGTCGGGGTGAAATCCAGGATTAAAAACGATGATGAAAAGAGGCGCTCTTGCCCGCTCAGCGCATACTCCTGACGTCTGTTACCATCAGAAAACCACCCGTTCGACAGGTCTGCTTGCCATGAGCGTCGTTCGCTTTGCCGCCAGCGTACATATCCCCCGCCGCCATTCGCCGTTACGTCATTTTTAAGTGCGCGTAGCGGCGTGCTGCGCATTAGCCGTTCAGCATTCAGGCCGACACGCCAAAAGTCATTAATGTCATGTCGATAAGAGAGACTCGCGCCGATATCAGAGCCAAATCCGAAATTTCGGTGTGAAAGCTCAACCTCAGCCCAATTGTCACGGTCGGTAAATTCCACACCGCCGCGCATCGTGCGATGGATACCCCGTCCTTCAGTGAAATCACTTTGATTAAAAGCCCCCCCAGAGAACACTCGCCAATGGTCGGCAAATGGCGGGCTATAGAGCACGGCATCAATATTAGTGTCATTCATGCCCTTGGCTGGACTGTCAGACTTGAGGCCCTGAGCGCCGGAAATACGCAGCTCCGCCATGTGATGAACCTGACGCAAACGCGCTAATCGTTTCACAGAGAAATCATCCGGGTAGCGAGCCACGGTATCGTCGGCCAACTGATCAAGCTGGCGCCACTCCTGCAACTCCAATGCCGTAAGCCCTTGATGAGTTTCCAGCCGGAACGATCTGGCTTCCAACAATTCAGCTCGCTTTAATAACGTTTCGGCACGACGCGGCCATCCCCTGTTTAGATAAATCTCGGCCAAACGTATATTCAGCTCTTGGTTCCCCGGCCCGCCCAAGGCCAGATTTTCCGCCAACCGTTGCGCAGCAGGAAGATCGTTATGAGAAACCAACGACTGTATACGCAGGTATTTGATGTCAACCCAATCGTCGTTAGGGATGAAGCTTGATAAGCCATAAACTCTTTTCTTATAAGGCGTTTTTTCTTCAGCCTGAGCTGACAGCCGCGCTGCCTGCTCAACTTTCTCATTTTCCAGGAGGCTGTAGAAAAAATCGCCTTGCCGCACTATCTGAACGTGTTGTGAAGGGTCTTCTTGTATTACCGAACTGAGGATCTGCTCTGCTTTTTCAGGCTGCTTCACATAGAGATAAGCAGAAGCCACCCAGCGTCGTGCATAGCTGGGAATATCCCCCTCTTTGAGGAGTGATTGGTATTCCGAAATAATTTCTTCCATGCGATAGCGGACGAGCAACGCACCTAGCCGATCAATTCGAGCATGGCGATAGCTGGCTTTTGCCGAAGGAAGCGTTCGCCATTGATTCATCAAGCTGCTATAACGGGCCAAAGCGCGATCCGCGACAACGAAGCGTTCGTTTTCCGTTGTGGACGTGATAAACGCAAGACGGACCAGTTCCGCCGCCGCCTCCAACTCTCGCGGGCGTTGCCTTTCATCAGTCTGGAAGACATGACGTTTGCTGTCCTTCAATGCGTTCAATGCAGGTGCGCTAATCGTATTACGTGAAAGAATATCGCTGTAATCAGAAAGCAGTGTTTTATCCTGCGGGGCGTAGCGCATGGCCTGCATGATAGAAAAGAGGGAGTCAGTATGTTGCCCCGCAATACGCTGCACCCACGCTAATTCTCGCCAATGGTTCGCCGTTGGCTCGCGTTTAACACGAGACGTAGCCAATTCCAGCGACCTTTTTGTCTGCCCGGCATCGGCGAGGGTGAGTATCAAACCACTACGTGCATCATCATCCCGTGGAGTACGTTGTAAAACCCGCTGCCATAATTCCACCGACGACTGCCACTGACGGAGATTACGATAGGACTTCGCCGCCGCCCTCTGTGCCGGGTCAGGTAGTGACATCGTTGGCGAATAGGTTTTCCAAATTCGGATCACTTCTGCATCCTTTCCCGCCCAACCGTTAATGAGCAACCAGTCGGTCACCTCGGCAGCGGTCAGTTCGCGATTCCTGGATTGCCCATCAAGCCATGACGTCGCAGGGGAGATATCTCCCTGCCGGGCGTTGCTAATTAGCGTGTCATAGTGAGATTCTGCCGCCGCGACGCCGACAGAAACGGAAAAATAAACTAATGATTTAAGTAAGTTAAACAATATTGGGTTGAGTCTGCTTGAATGAGAGTTAACAAAACTCATCGCTGAATCTCCCCACCAGTGATGACAGAATGACATTCAAATACATCGTTGAGCGCTGGTTTCATGACTTAACACCTCTTATCGAGTCTAAACGCGGCATGCAGCTATCCCTCCCATGATTCAAAGTCAGAGATAGACGCTAAGGCCAGTTTCGCGCATAATAATGCATATAGTTTTTTTATCAATATAATTTTTATACGCATATGACTAAAACTTCAGCAGCAGGTTCAGATCAAGCAGTGAAAGGGCGCAGTTGGGGGCTGGAACGTCGGCTTCAATTCATCGACTTTCGGTTACGGTGGAATGGGCACATAAATCGTACAGATCTAACGTCTTTTTTTGGGCTATCGATCCCTCAGGCGTCGCTCGACATCGCTAAATATATTGAGATCGCCCCCTATAATCTGATCTACGATCGACGCACCAAAACTTACACAGCTACGCCAACATTCTCTGCGGTCTACCCACAGAATTCAGCCCAACGCTATCTCGCGGAATTATTGGCAATGAAGACGGGTGTTCTTGAAGCGGACGCCAGTTTCATTGAGTCTGCCCCAGAGGTGTGCTGGATTGATGCCCCACTCAACACCTACAATGAACAGGTTGTTGAAGTCATTGTTAGAGCAATTCGTGAAAAAAAGGCGGTGAGCATCTGCTATCAATCCTCATCATCAATGGATAATTCGCCACGGCTCATTTCCCCACATGCTTTAGGCAATGATGGGTTACGGTGGCGAGTACGTGCCTACTGCCATATCGAGCAGCAGTTTGCTGACTTCACGCTTACTCGAATTCTCAGCACTGAAAACATCGAACCTTCAACAGTCGATCCCGCTGGCGATTATCCGTGGCATACCTATCTTCAGTTAATTTTGGCACCTAGCGATAAATTACCACCAGCACATCAACGCGCGTTGGAGCTGGAATATGGTATGACCCATGGCGAGTTGAATATATCCTGCCGTCTGGCGTGCTTACATGAAACGCTCAGGCGATTCCACATCAACTTAACGGATGAAAATGGCAATAAAGATCAGCTATTTATATTAAAAAACAAAGAAGAGATTCAAGCATTTCCGGGGACGTAACCTTCGACTCTTATTAATGTCTCTCGGGATAAAGCAGAGCAAGGTCATGATTAAGTGAATTCACATATTGAGTTCACTTAATCATGACCTTGCGTCAGGGATGCATAAAATGATGTAAGATAAGAAGATGAATTATGATGATTCTGATACAAAAGTGATGCCCAGCAAAATAGGTTAACCGGGAAAGAAAATGAAAATTCGCGCATATGAATTATTAATTATTTTCAGTTCAACCTTAATTATGAGTTACTTAGGTTTGTCTTTTCGCCTACTTGACGACACCTCTTTATTCTGGCCAGCAGACACCCTCTTATTTTGCTTTCTTATACTCTATCGTAGTCGAGATAAAAGCACAAAAAATAAATTATTTCATAGCGTTACTTTATGCATGACAGGTTTTATCGGCATGCTGCTACCCTCTATTCACCTTGAAAACGATCAATCTTTTTTTGAAAAAGTCATTTACTGCGCAGCAGGCTCAACTTTTTTCATTACCGCATGGCTTACATTAATAATACTTTTAAAGACAAAAGGTAAGTCATATAGTCTATTAAGTAAAAGTTATATTTTCTTTATATTTATTTCCATTGCTATAGGATCTATTTTTTCAGCCACATTTTATGGATTGCATTTATCTACAAAAACAAGCAGTGAATATGTTTTTATTCTTTCAAGAAAGTGGTTTAGTGAAGAATTAAGCTCTGGTGTTATTTTTGTTTTTTTATTTCTCAATATAACAAAGAAGATAAAAAACGTCCTTAAGATATCACAAATATCAATTAAAATGACCATCAAAAAACCATTTTTCATACTGTATCCTCTCATTATTATTTTTTGCATAGCATCTTCAAAC includes the following:
- a CDS encoding helix-turn-helix domain-containing protein; translated protein: MKVTNSKQLSSYLKDVRVTQKLSQGKVASKVGIRQDTVSSFEQHPDSTKLETFFKILSALNLELTVSPRNAKVTDNDVSVASSWKEER
- the pgaC gene encoding poly-beta-1,6-N-acetyl-D-glucosamine synthase; the protein is MIERILAFFILCLMLGIPFGVMFSFTGDVILNFTFFWPLFMSGIWITGGLYFWFHHERHWRWGEGVIPDEPAGRPLVSILIPCYNEGPNVCETIEAALAQHYTHIEVIAVNDGSNDDTGEVLDRLADDYDKLRVIHLAHNQGKALALQTACAAAQSDLLVCIDGDALLDPNAVAYLVNPLINNPRVGAVTGNPRIRTRSTLVGRIQVGEFSSIIGLIKRTQRVYGKVFTVSGVVAAFRRSALAEVGYWSTDMITEDIDISWKLQLRHWSIFFEPRALCWILMPEKLSGLWKQRLRWAQGGAEVFLKNFRHLWSWRYRRMWPLFLEYSISILWAFTYAMSVLLYLLGFLIELPEGIRVETLFPPAFTGMMIGVVCLIQFVVSMLIERRYERDIGKYLFWVVWYPMVYWTLSLCTSLVSFPKVMLRSRKKRARWESPDRGIERG
- a CDS encoding winged helix-turn-helix transcriptional regulator, which gives rise to MSQHPTSIDLLPPLLPTGNVLAEKCPSRQILNHVTSRWGVLILIALLDDTHRFSQLRRRIGGVSERMLAQTLQWLESDGFVLRTAYPVVPPHVEYSLTPLGKEVGKRVKELAAWIEGNLADILAAQQSGEKQSDEQLPAKQRTS
- the pgaD gene encoding poly-beta-1,6-N-acetyl-D-glucosamine biosynthesis protein PgaD, with product MHSPLIVSERRWWPRFIDYFLTLCGWGIFIWLFFEVFIDTFWNNYAPEGAFFTSECWVISIHLCIFLVTASLLVAWGKLEHYRYRSRKEQRTRADVLDIKHVARSFSLPYGVVQELHRNKIQRVWHNEHGTIIGIDNVSVATD
- a CDS encoding acyltransferase family protein, which codes for MDSNPIEKNGNSHYYPRDFIIKRTPKGHLPNLPSLNGTRIIAALLVYLFHTSSGNMLNLFSDDAIGTTYSFILSKAGWVSVSFFFILSGFVMNWSSPSVSNPLQFYKKRFAKVYPVNIFIIILLIFTGIISIGRVDVWLPNLLLIQTWIPQGDIYIGGNVPSWFLSVIVFLYIIYPFLLKIVKKIPTESLWTSVILCYIALIAVNGAIYTLLPTVPVIEGWPHVVGEIQWWLSYTFPPTRIFEFVIGMLLSRIILEGKWIPVSVTTSMVLTALTYCIDLFMPFLLSLNLVTLIPLTLLIGSLAVSDLQGKRSFLHAKPMQWLGSISFCFYLIHFLVLRLLNEWTDGNRYDVIGAAQLIIAAGAVSLIAGWLLYQFIEQPVGKLLTNKMRKNISSPEQETRPIS
- a CDS encoding SDR family oxidoreductase, which translates into the protein MIAITGASGQLGRLVIAQLLEKVPAGDIVALVRDVNKVADLSALGVQVKAADYNQPEALVSALQGVDNVLLISSSEVGQRAAQHRNVIEAAAKAGVKLLAYTSLLHADKSPLALAEEHRQTEALLKDSGLPHVLLRNGWYTENYAASIPAALEHGVFIGSAGEGKITSATREDFAAAAVAVLTQEGQAGKVYELAGDEPYTLAELAAEISKQSGKSIGYQNLSEAEFTAALVSAGLPDVFAQIIADSDVGASKGGLFDGAKQLSQLIGRSTTPLSAVVKATLK
- the pgaA gene encoding poly-beta-1,6 N-acetyl-D-glucosamine export porin PgaA; the protein is MSFVNSHSSRLNPILFNLLKSLVYFSVSVGVAAAESHYDTLISNARQGDISPATSWLDGQSRNRELTAAEVTDWLLINGWAGKDAEVIRIWKTYSPTMSLPDPAQRAAAKSYRNLRQWQSSVELWQRVLQRTPRDDDARSGLILTLADAGQTKRSLELATSRVKREPTANHWRELAWVQRIAGQHTDSLFSIMQAMRYAPQDKTLLSDYSDILSRNTISAPALNALKDSKRHVFQTDERQRPRELEAAAELVRLAFITSTTENERFVVADRALARYSSLMNQWRTLPSAKASYRHARIDRLGALLVRYRMEEIISEYQSLLKEGDIPSYARRWVASAYLYVKQPEKAEQILSSVIQEDPSQHVQIVRQGDFFYSLLENEKVEQAARLSAQAEEKTPYKKRVYGLSSFIPNDDWVDIKYLRIQSLVSHNDLPAAQRLAENLALGGPGNQELNIRLAEIYLNRGWPRRAETLLKRAELLEARSFRLETHQGLTALELQEWRQLDQLADDTVARYPDDFSVKRLARLRQVHHMAELRISGAQGLKSDSPAKGMNDTNIDAVLYSPPFADHWRVFSGGAFNQSDFTEGRGIHRTMRGGVEFTDRDNWAEVELSHRNFGFGSDIGASLSYRHDINDFWRVGLNAERLMRSTPLRALKNDVTANGGGGYVRWRQSERRSWQADLSNGWFSDGNRRQEYALSGQERLFSSSFLILDFTPTINWGANSKQAVSYYNPQSYVAVLPAFTLDHLLYRHYQTEWHQEVKAGAGRYWQKGESAGAITTLGYGQRVRWNDVLDMGVSAQWDKRPYDGKREQNVSLSFDLNYRF
- the pgaB gene encoding poly-beta-1,6-N-acetyl-D-glucosamine N-deacetylase PgaB; amino-acid sequence: MSFIRLRNFVMTLGVLMITACTHSVDVKYSSPAERPTLVKEQALKANQYIVIAYHDVADDGADQRFMAVRTNALNEHFAWLRENGYHPVSVDDILAAGSGGKPLPDRAVLLTFDDGYSSFYYRVYPLLKAYGWPAVLAPVGRWLDTPEDQPVDFSGVQIPRNHFLTWQQVGEMAQSGLVEIGAHTYDLHKGIQANPQGNMEPAAAVRRYFPEGKRYETRDEYRQRFAHDTDLITQRIADATGKKPRVWVWPYGAVGGDALNIVKQRGYQLALTLGSGPASVDSPYNVPRILINNNPDVQRFALLVSYAREPEVIRVAHIDLDYVYDTDKVQQSRNVDALIQRIADLRINTVYLQAFSDPKGDGNVQSLYFPNRWMPVREDLFNHVAWQLASRALVRVYAWMPVLAFDMDDEMLQRVERIDSESGQRSINYSQYRRLSLWDAEARKRITDIYEDLSSYATFSGILFHDDAVLADDEDASHQAIQAYREAGFPGTIDDIRRNPQLTARWTRFKSKALTDFTLDLAARVHEIRGPQVQTARNIFALPAIEPESEAWFSQNLDDFLAAYDWVAPMAMPLMENVASRDSDAWLQKLVQEVARRPGALNKTVFELQARDWRVPGEPWLDTAQLVKWMTVLQLNGAQNYGYYPDDFLNNSPELESIRPMISSEWYPLP